TCGTTGACGGTGTTGCCGCGCAGCTCGGCGCGGCCCTGCAGCGGCTGCTCGGTGGCGCGCTCGGGAATTCGGCCGTCGACCACGTTGACCGCGCCGCCGATGGCGCCGCTGCCGTAGAGCAGGGTGGCCGGGCCCTTGAGCACTTCGATCTGATCGGCCAGGAACGGCTCGATGCTGACCGCGTGGTCGACGCTGACCGTAGACACATCGCCCGAGCCCAGGCCGTCGCTGAGCACCTGCACGCGTGCGCCGTCGAAGCCGCGGATGATCGGGCGACCCACGCCGGGGCCGAAGTAGGACGATTGCACGCCTGGCAGCTTGCCCACGGTTTCGCCCAGCGAATTGGCCTTGGCTTCGTCCAGCTTCTCGCCGGCCAGCACTTCGACCGGGCGGGCCAGGTCTTCGGCGGTGCCGGCCAGCGGCGTGGCCTGCACTTCCACCGCGGCCAGGTCGGTGGGGTCGTGGTCGTCGTGGCTGGAGGTCGGCGCGGTCTGCGCCGCGGCGGCCAGGGGGAGGGCGGCGACCAGTGCCAAAACGAGGGGAAGGCGACGCAATGGGAGGCGCGGGGAGCTGGGCATGAGGTAAAGTGACGGTGTTGGGGGTCCGAAATGTTATAGTATTACAAAACCGGTCCCGGTATCCCCCGAAAGTCACCCCTGCCCATGCCTCCCTCCCGACCCCGCCGCCTGCTAGACCGTCTTGGTGCCTTCGGCTCGCTGCTGTGCGCGGTGCATTGCGCGCTGCTGCCGCTGCTGATCGCGACCCTGCCGACCCTGGGCGTGGCCGGCTGGTTCGACGACAGTTTCGAGCTGGCCTTCGTGATCTTCGCCAGCCTGCTGGGGCTGTTCAGCGTGATCTGGGGCTATCGCCGCCACCACGCCGTGCGCGCGCTGTCGCTGCTGGCGCCGGGCCTGGTGATCCTGTGGCTGGGCGTGCTGTATTCGCCGCTGCACCATTCGGTGGTGCCGCACGCGATCGTGATGACCCTGGGCGGGACCCTGGTCGGCCTGGCCCATCTGGCCAATCTGCGCCTCAACCACGGCCATATCCACGACGCCAGCTGCGCGCACTGAGCGGCCCCGGGGCCGGAAAGGGCGGCTTGTGCTAGGCTGCGCAGCCTCGCGCGCGACGCGCGGGCCCGATCGACCGTCGACCGCGCCCGTCCGGCGCGCCGTCGCATCGGCTAAAACCGCATTCCGCAGTACATTTAATTCAGGAGCACGACCATGGGTAAGGGCGACCGCAAGACCGCCAAGGGCAAGCGCTACAACTCCAGCTACGGCAACGCCCGCAAGGCTGTGACCAAGGCTACCGGCGCGGTGGCCGCGCCCGCCAAGAAGACCGCCAAGCAGCCGGCCGTGGCCAAGGCGCCGGCGGCGAAGAAGGTCGTGGCCAAGAAGGCCGCCACCAAGGAATAAGCGCCGGCAGCGGCGTGACCCGAAAGACCCCGCCCCGGCGGGGTTTTTCGTTTGTGGCGCCAGACGCCTTGGGGTAGGAGCGGCGTAAGCCGCGACCGCGAGTCCTCACCTGCGACGAGAGCACGCGCGCCCCGTGTAGGAGCTGCGCAAGCTGCGACCGCGAATCCGCACCTGCGACGAACGCCACGCTTGCCCCCCGTAGGAGCTGCGCAAGCTGCGACCGCGAATCCTCAACTACGTCGAACGCTTCGGTCTCTGCGGGATGTGCTTTCTGTAGGAGCGGCGTGAGCCGCGATCCGCTCCGAACTCGCGAAGGTGTGTGGGGGTGCTGCTTTGAAGCAACAGCAACAGCTTCCGTCCGCAAGCGGCCGGGTCACTTTCTTTTGATAAGCGTCAAAAGAAAGTAACCAAAGAAAAACGCTTGGCCAGAGCTCCCGTGCGAGATCGGAGTTTGCGCGGGGATTTTTCGCTGGCACATCCCTGTGCCAGCGAAAAACGGCGCACCTCCTGTGCGCCGCCCTCCGGGTCTGCTGTTGGGACGGTGAGTTCGGTGCCCGAGCGAGGGTCAAGAGCATTCGCTGCGCTCACCCCCTCACCCTAGCCCTCTCCCGCAGGCGGGAGAGGGAATGCATCCGCCGCCGCTTTGCTTTAGCCCCTCTCCCGCTTGCGGGAGAGGGGTTGGGGTGAGGGCACGCGCAGCGACACCCTCGCGGCGCCGCCCACCTTCGTGGCGCTTACCGCGCAGCCTTAGACACCGCCTCCACCTCGCGCCACACCCGTAGCAGGTTCTCGCCGAGGATCTTGCGGATGTCCGCATCGCTATGGCCGCGCGCCTGCAGCCCGGCGATCAGGTTCGGGTAGTCGGCGACCGTGCGCAGGCCCTCGGGCAAGGCGCCGCCCACGCCGTCGAAATCCGAGCCGATGCCGACGTGGTCCACGCCCAGCAGCTTCACCGCGTAATCGATCTGGTCGAGCACGGCGTCGATCTTGACCGGGTGCGGCGGATGGTCGCGCTCCCACTGCTGGTCGAACTCTTCCACCGTCTTGGGCTTCTCGCCGCGCGCGGCCGCCTCGGCCTGGGCGCGATCGAACTCGGGGCGCGCGCGGAAGTAGGCGGTGGTGTCGGCGGCGGTCTTGGGGTCGACGAAGCCGTTGCCGAACACGATCTGGACCACGCCGCCCTTCTTGGCGATGGCCTGAGCGAGTTCGTCGCTGAGGTTGCGCTCGAAGCCCGGGGTGAAATGGCGCAGGCCGGAGTGGCTGGCGATCACCGGCGCGCGGCTGGCGGCCAGCGCGGCCACGGTGGCGTCGTCGCTGAGGTGGGACACGTCGACCATGATGCCCAGACGGTTCATCTCCGCGATCACCTGCGCGCCGAACGGGCTCAAACCCTTCCACGGACGATCCAGGCTGTAGGAGCCGTCGGCGATGCGGTTGCTGTGGCTGTGCGCCAGGGTGATGTAGCGCACGCCGCGCGCATGGAACTGCTGCAGGCGCTTGAGATCGCCTTCGATCGGCGCGCCGTTCTCCATGCCCAGCGCCAGCAGCACGCGGCCGCCGTCGACCAGGCGCCGGTAGTCGTCGGGCGAGCGCAGGATCGCGAACTTGTCGGGGTGGCGGCCGACCATGGCTTCGACGCCGTCGATCTGGGTGTTGGCGATCTGCCACGCGGTGCCGGCCTTGTCCTGCTCGGGCGAGGTGTAGATGGACATGAAGGCCACATCCAGGCCGCCCTGGCGCGCGCGCGGGTAGTCGAATTCGACCTTGGGCGCGTCCAGGCCCAGATCGTTCCAATGCTTGAGCAGCTCGGTGGGCGCGTCGATATGGGTGTCGACGATGACCGACTCGCGCGCGAACTTCTGCGCCGCGCTCAGCGGTTCGTCCGCGCGCGCGGCGCCGGCGGTCAGGGCGAGGGTGCAGGCCAGGGCGAGCAGGGTGCGCATTCGGTGATCCTCGGCTAGGAAAGGGAAACCGCGATTTCGGGATTCAGCCCGCGCCACCCACGCGGCGGCCGCCGGCATAGACGTCGCCGGCCAAGGCGCCGCCCAACCAGTAGCACAGTTCGGACGGGTGGCCGATGGTCCAGCGCACGAAGTCGGCGCGCGCGCCGGGCTTGAGCACGCCGCGATCGCGGTGGCCCAGCGCGCGAGCGGCGTGTTCGCTGGCGCCGCGCAACGCCTCCAGCGGGGTCAGGCGGAAGTGGGTGCAGGCCAGCTGCATCGCCTGCCGCAGCGACTGCAGCGGCGAGGTGCCGGGGTTGCAGTCGGTGGCCACGGCCATGGCCACGCCGTGCGCGCGGAACGCGTCCAGCGGCGGCAGCCTGGTTTCGCGCAGCACGTGGAAGGCGCCGGGCAGCAGCACGGCCACGGTGCCGTGCGCGGCCATCGCACGCACGCTGTCCTCGGAGGTGTACTCGACATGGTCGGCCGACAGGCCGGAGAACTCGGCCGCGAGCGCCGCGCCGCCCAGGTCGCTGAGCTGGTCGGCGTGCAGCTTGACCGGCAGGTCCAGCGCGCGCGCGGCCTCGAACACGCGCCGGGTCTGCGCGGGGCTGAAGCCGATGCCTTCGCAAAACGCATCGACCGCATCGACCAGGCCTTCGCCATGCAGGCGCGGCAGCCATTCGCAGACCGCATCGATGTATTCGTCGCTGCGGCCGGCGTATTCCGGCGGCAGCGCATGCGCGCCGAGGTAGGTGGTGCGCACCTGTATGCCCAGGGTCTGGCCCACCTGCCGCGCCACGCGCAGCATCTTGCGTTCGTTGGCGTAGTCCAGGCCGTAGCCGGATTTGATCTCCAAGGTGGTGGCGCCGTCGTTCACCAGCGTCCGCGCGCGCGGCAGCGACTGGCGCAGCAATGCGTCCTCGTCGGCCTCGCGGGTGGCGCGCACGGTGGAGACGATGCCGCCGCCGGCGCGCGCGATCTGCTCGTAGCTGGCGCCCTGCAGGCGCAGTTCGAACTCGCGCGCGCGGTCGCCGGCGAACACCAGGTGGGTGTGGCAATCGACCAGGCCGGGGGTGATCCAGCCTTCGCTCTCGATCACCTGCGCGGCCAGCGCCTCGGGCGCGCCGGGCAGGGCCGAGCGCGGACCCACGTAAGCGAGCAGGCCGTCGCGCCAGCCCAGCGCGCCATCGGCGATCTCGCCGTAGCCCTCGCCATCCAGGGTAGCCAGGTGCACGCCCAGGATCAGGCCGTCGTAAAGCCGATCCTGCGGTACGGCGGCGGATGGGGCGGGGCGGTCGGCGGTCGGGCTCATGCGGCGATTCTAGCCGAGGCGCTCTGGCCGAGCCCTCTGCGGCGGACGGTGCGCGCCAGGCGGCATCGGCGGCGGGCCGAATGTTTAGAATCCGCGTATGGAAACCTTGCACGCGACTTCGTTGTGGACCCCGGAGGGCTGGCGCAGCGACGTCGGCCTGCGCATCGGCGACGACGGCCGGCTGGCCGCGCTGGACCCCGGCACCGCCAGCGGCACCCGCCGTGTCGTGCCCGGCATCGCCAACCTGCATTCGCATGCGTTCCAGCGTGCGATGGCCGGCATGGCCGAGCGCCAGACCGACCCCAGCGACAGCTTCTGGACCTGGCGCGAGACCATGTACCGCTTCGCCGCGCGCTTCAGCCCGCAGAGCCTGTACGACGTGGCCGCGCAGCTGTACGTGGAGATGCTGGAAGCCGGCTACACCACGGTCTGCGAATTCCACTACCTGCACCATGCGCCCGACGGCCGCGCTTACGACGACCCGGCGGCGATGTCGCGCGCGCTGATTGCCGCCGCGCGCGACACCGGCATCCGCCTGACCCTGCTGCCGGTGCTGTACATGACCGGCGGTTTCGACGGCCGCCCTCTGGGCGAGCGCCAGCGCCGCTTCGGCCACGACGTGGACGCCTACCTGCGCCTGTTGCAGATCCTGCGCGCCGATGCCGGCGACGGCGTCGCGGTAGGCTGCGCCCTGCACAGCCTGCGCGCGGTGCCGGAGCAGGCCATGGCCCAGACCCTGGCCGCGCTGCCTAGCGATGCGCGCGTGCACATCCACATCGCCGAGCAGATCGGCGAGGTGCAGGACTGCCTGGCGATCCGCAATGCGCGCCCGGTGGAGTGGCTGCTGGATCATGCGCCGGTGGACGCGCGCTGGACCCTGGTCCACGCCACCCATCTGACCTCCGAGGAAACCCAGGCGGTGGCGCGCAGCGGCGCCACCGTGGCCATCTGCACCACCACCGAGGCCAATCTGGGCGACGGCCTGTTCCCGGTGCGCGAGTACTTCGACGCCGGCGGGCGCTGGGGCGTGGGCTCGGATTCGCATATCTCGGTGTGCCCGGTGGAGGAGCTGCGCTGGCTCGAGTACGGCCAGCGCCTGATCACCCGTCACCGCAACATCGCGGTGAGCGTGGAGACGCCCAGCGTCGGCGAGACCCTGATGCGCGGCGTCGCCGCCAGCGCCGGCGATTCCAGCGGCCACGCGATCGGTACGCTGCGCGTGGGCGAGTACGTCGATGCGGTGGTGCTGGACGAAGCCGCGCCGGTGTTCGCCGGCGCGCGCGACGAGGACGCGTTGGATCGCTGGCTGTTCGCCGGCAACCGCCGCGCGGTGCGTGAGACCTGGGTCGGCGGACGCCGCGTGGTCGCGCAGGGCCGCCATCGCGACCGCGATGCGGTGGCCGCGCGTTACGCCGACACCCTGCGCGGCCTGCTGGCCGCGGACTGATCGTGGCGGCAGCAATCAATCCGTTCCTGCTCGCGGGCGGGATACTCAGCGCGCTCGCTGCCTTGGCCCATCTGGGCTGCATCGCGTTCGGGCCGTCGTGGTACCGGTTCTTCGGCGCGGGCGAACGCATGGCGCGCATGGCCGAGGCCGGGCAGTGGCAGGCCGGCGCGATCACCCTGGCGGTAACGGCGGTGCTCGCGCTGTGGTCGCTGTACGCCTTGTCCGGCGCGGGCATGTTGCCGCGCTTGCCGCTGCTGCGCCTGGCCCTGTGCGCGGTTGCCGGCGTCTATCTGTTGCGCGGGCTGGCGTTCGTGCCGTTGATGGCGCGCATTCCCGGCAACAGCTTGACCTTTTGGCTGGTCAGTTCGGGGATTTGCCTGACGATCGGCGCGATCCATGCGATCGGCTTGCGCCAGGAGTGGGCGCGGTTGTGAGGGGCGCCAGCGTTTCGGCGGTGTAGGTCGGGACCGCTTCTTCCTTTGCTGTCAT
The sequence above is a segment of the Lysobacter silvisoli genome. Coding sequences within it:
- the hutI gene encoding imidazolonepropionase yields the protein MSPTADRPAPSAAVPQDRLYDGLILGVHLATLDGEGYGEIADGALGWRDGLLAYVGPRSALPGAPEALAAQVIESEGWITPGLVDCHTHLVFAGDRAREFELRLQGASYEQIARAGGGIVSTVRATREADEDALLRQSLPRARTLVNDGATTLEIKSGYGLDYANERKMLRVARQVGQTLGIQVRTTYLGAHALPPEYAGRSDEYIDAVCEWLPRLHGEGLVDAVDAFCEGIGFSPAQTRRVFEAARALDLPVKLHADQLSDLGGAALAAEFSGLSADHVEYTSEDSVRAMAAHGTVAVLLPGAFHVLRETRLPPLDAFRAHGVAMAVATDCNPGTSPLQSLRQAMQLACTHFRLTPLEALRGASEHAARALGHRDRGVLKPGARADFVRWTIGHPSELCYWLGGALAGDVYAGGRRVGGAG
- a CDS encoding MerC domain-containing protein, producing the protein MPPSRPRRLLDRLGAFGSLLCAVHCALLPLLIATLPTLGVAGWFDDSFELAFVIFASLLGLFSVIWGYRRHHAVRALSLLAPGLVILWLGVLYSPLHHSVVPHAIVMTLGGTLVGLAHLANLRLNHGHIHDASCAH
- a CDS encoding dipeptidase, with product MRTLLALACTLALTAGAARADEPLSAAQKFARESVIVDTHIDAPTELLKHWNDLGLDAPKVEFDYPRARQGGLDVAFMSIYTSPEQDKAGTAWQIANTQIDGVEAMVGRHPDKFAILRSPDDYRRLVDGGRVLLALGMENGAPIEGDLKRLQQFHARGVRYITLAHSHSNRIADGSYSLDRPWKGLSPFGAQVIAEMNRLGIMVDVSHLSDDATVAALAASRAPVIASHSGLRHFTPGFERNLSDELAQAIAKKGGVVQIVFGNGFVDPKTAADTTAYFRARPEFDRAQAEAAARGEKPKTVEEFDQQWERDHPPHPVKIDAVLDQIDYAVKLLGVDHVGIGSDFDGVGGALPEGLRTVADYPNLIAGLQARGHSDADIRKILGENLLRVWREVEAVSKAAR
- a CDS encoding 30S ribosomal protein THX, producing MGKGDRKTAKGKRYNSSYGNARKAVTKATGAVAAPAKKTAKQPAVAKAPAAKKVVAKKAATKE
- a CDS encoding formimidoylglutamate deiminase; its protein translation is METLHATSLWTPEGWRSDVGLRIGDDGRLAALDPGTASGTRRVVPGIANLHSHAFQRAMAGMAERQTDPSDSFWTWRETMYRFAARFSPQSLYDVAAQLYVEMLEAGYTTVCEFHYLHHAPDGRAYDDPAAMSRALIAAARDTGIRLTLLPVLYMTGGFDGRPLGERQRRFGHDVDAYLRLLQILRADAGDGVAVGCALHSLRAVPEQAMAQTLAALPSDARVHIHIAEQIGEVQDCLAIRNARPVEWLLDHAPVDARWTLVHATHLTSEETQAVARSGATVAICTTTEANLGDGLFPVREYFDAGGRWGVGSDSHISVCPVEELRWLEYGQRLITRHRNIAVSVETPSVGETLMRGVAASAGDSSGHAIGTLRVGEYVDAVVLDEAAPVFAGARDEDALDRWLFAGNRRAVRETWVGGRRVVAQGRHRDRDAVAARYADTLRGLLAAD